From Sphingobacterium bambusae:
CGATGTGCATATTTGGAATAAGGCACTATCGGATAGTGAAGTGGCGGAAAACGCAAATCGAATAGGCTTGCCGGCAACTGCGTTGCAGGATAGTCGTTTGGTGGGATATTGGCCGATGGATGAATTGGTAAATAGTAAGTTTGAGAATCGGGTTTCTGGAAAGCCTGCAGTGGCAGCTCAAGGAGTCACCAGAAAGATCATTTCTGCCAATGACATGCCTTTTGCCGATCCGAATGCGGTGCTGTTCCAATCGACAGACGTATTTACACAGATTTTTTACTGGATGCAATTGCAAACCCAAGACACCTGGAACCTCGAAGGACAGGTTTTTCTTGGCAGATTCGAATCGGAATTTTTAGTTGATTAACAATAGTTGATTATGAAAGCATTGAAATTAAATGATAGTACGCTGTTGCTGTTATTGATCCTGATGATTTTTAGCATAGCTTCGTGTAAAGAGGAAGCGCTTATTTTTCCGCCTATGCAACAAGGAGAAGTGGTGGTGGCGGAAACCCGTCCTACAGCGAGACCTTCGAATCTAACGGTCATAGCGGCTTTTAATAAACAGATTGAAATTTATTGGCCTCAGATTAGTGATCGCGTGAGCAGAGCGATGATTACATATCGAGAAGCAGGGCAGCTTAAATCGTTACGTGTAGATTCATTTGACGTAGAAACAGTGATCCCCGTTGAAGAGATTGCGACGTATTCGTTTGATGTAGTGTATTACACCGAAGACAATACGGCTTCGAAGGCAACCAGTTTTCAAGTACAGAGCAGACCCTTTGAAAGTGACTTCAAAGTTCAACAAATGATCGTGAGTGAAATTGAAGGGGGCGTCCGTTTTGTATTCCCCGATACAGAAACAGATAAGGAATTTACTTACACCATCGGGTATTCGTTGGATGGAGAGCAGCATGCCGTGGAAAGTCGTGGCCGGGGAGGTGCAACAGTTGAAGTTAACGGATTGCTTGATGAAACGGTTGCTGTTGATTTTACGATACAGGTTATTGATAATGAGCTTGATCGTGTAGGGAGTGCTATGAAAAGCAGCAAGCCGGGAGCACTACAATTTAAACGGCTTTTACCTTCTTTTAAGTATTTTTTAAGAGGTCAGACGGGTAATGTGCAATGGACAAATGATATACAAGAACCTATTAGTGTCAAGATCGACTATGTTGTCAACGGAGAGGCGAGATCGACGACCTTGTCAAATACAGATCGGTCGGAATTGATTTCTTTTAATGTTGCAGGTCAAATGACGCCTGTAACGGCTACGATCACAGGGAAAGAAGGTTATGCTATTGTTATCGAAGAAGTTATTGCTACGGAAATGCCTAAAAATGAGTGGACAGCACAGGTTTCGTCGGTAGAAACACAAGAAGGTGCAGCTAACGGTAAGGCAATTTCTCTAATTGATGATAATATTAACAGCTTTTGGCATTCAACATGGTCAAGTGGTAGTAACCCTGTTTTTCCACATTGGTTCAGTATCGATTTTGGATCCGAGAAGGTGTTGTCACAAATTGGTATGATTCGAAGGCATAATAACACCGGTGGCGGATTCAGGACTTTCCATATTGAGGTGTCGAATAATGGGAATGATTGGGTTTCCGTAGCACAAAATTTAACATTTATATCTGATGACAATCCGGCAACTTGGCAGGATTACGCTATTGTTCCAGTGAAAACGAGATTTGTCCGCATAATGATTGTGGAACCTAGGGTGAGCACAGTTACAAGTACACATTTGGCGGAATTTCGTGCTTTTGGCTACTAATGGATTGTGTAACGATAATGCTTGATGTTGGACGCGCGGTAATCACGTGTCCAACGTTTTTTTAATGCATCTCTTTTATGTAAAGATTTTATTGCTGTGAACGTTGCTTTTCGTTATTTAACCGTTTTCTCGTTGCTATGTGGTTGATTTTACGGTTTCGTCCAATCATTTCTACGACGTTTGCCCATGAGGCGTACAATGATCCATATAATAACTACACTGAATGCAGTTACAAGGATTACTCCTGACCAAGTTCCCGTATGAAAGACGAGGTCGGCAACTTGGCAACTGCTTGTCAAACTAGATAGTAGAATAAATGCGGATATATAAGGAGATCTTTGCATAATAATCTTTTTATGTAGTGAACGGTGTTATCAGCAAACCGTTCCAAAAATTCTAAAAACATCCGCACCGCTATTTAACCACTTTTGATTAAAATTCTTTCTAGTGTGTCTTTGATCCGTTTCTTTGTCTGTTCGTCATTTAAATCAAGTCCTAACAATTTTGCGTCTTTGAGACGAGAATTTATTGCGATGAATGTGGTGCCTGCTGCTAGTAGTGCATATAGGACAGGGTCGATATGTTCCGCAAGTTTTTTGTTTTTTTTCAAGATCTCCACAACCACGTTAAGTGTCTTCTCGTGTTGCTTCAACAATGGCAAGGTGAGATCATTTTTGCAGGACATTCCCCAATGCAAAATGCCTTTCCACTCAGGGTCTTGCGTTATTTTCTCGAATTGAATTTCTAGTAAAGAAAAGATATCTTCATCAACAACTTGATGCGGAATGGAAGCCATGTGTTCAGCTAAGCGTAGGGCATTCTCCTTTTGCGATATCTTACGATTTAAGTACGTCCTTATAAGCCCTTCTAGGTTTTCGAAGTAAAGGTAGATGAGCTTAGGATTTAGCTGCGATATCTTCGTAACAGTACTGATGTTTAATTCAGCATATGATTTACGAATTAATATATCGCCTATGCTTTGGATTAATTTCTCCTGCGAACGAGCCTTATCTCGAATACGTCCGCTATCAGGGATGTTTTTTTTCTCTCTCATAATTTTGTTTAGCAAAGAGGTTGTTGTGTAACTGTTTAGTGTTTAGTTTTTTATTCTGTTTCGATAGTCTTAGTTTTTGAGCATTTTGATGCAGGTGAACTCAAGATGTTTAATAAATATGCATATGCCTTCCCTTGTCAGGAGGTATATGAATGTGTTATAATGGTTTCGTTTCTGTTTGTTTTTTTAAATATATAAATTTTTTTTAAAACATAAGTTTTTGATGTTAATTTTTTGTTGTTTGTGTGTTTTTGTTTGCTGATATTAGCTCTTTGGTTATTTGTTTTGCTGTTTTGTTTTCTTTGTGAAATTTTGTTTTGTTTAATTTTACGCAATCGGTTGTTCTTTTTTTGTATATTAATAATATGTTTATAATTACCAAGTTTGTACGCAGATCAATTAAATAATGTTTTGAAGATGAAAAAGAAAATGGCTGTTGCTCTTCTGTTAATAACACAGTGCTTTTTTTTAACGGGTTTATTGATGTCGAATCATCGGGATAAGAGACTGGGCGTAATGTCTCCGCAAGTAGCGGATACTGCCTATGTCAAGAGTTTTTTTCTGCGCAACTTGGAAGTAGAGCGGTTAGGCGAGCTGTCTGCTAGCTATTATCGGCAATGGGTTAAGACTAGTGATTTGGAAGAAAACAAATCGAAATTGTGGTCGCTTTGGGTGGTCGCGAATCAAGCGCGAATGTCAAGTTTTATGGTTGCCGATAGTTTGGGTAAAGAGTTTATTTGGGAATTGCCCTCGGATGAACGTATGAAAGTGGAGACCTTCACGAAAGGGCGTCGTCCGCTGTCTGGATACCCGTTTTTTATCAATTTGCATGGTGGCGGCAGTGACCCTTCTGCTTCCACAGCTTGGGGAGCAGATTTTAATACGGAAGAATGGCGTGCTGCGAAAATGCTCGGTCGACGTTATGCGGATGCACCAAGCTATTATTTCGTACCTAGGATGGCCAATGATAAAAAAGGACGTTGGTATTTGAAGCCACAGCAAATGGCTTGGTTGAGGGCGTGGCAATTGGCCGCGCTATCGAAAGAAGTTAACCCAAATAGAACCTATATCCTTGGGATTTCAGAAGGCGGCTACGGTAGTTTTCGCATGGGCACTTTCTACGCAGATTATTTTGCCGGAATAGGTCCTATGGCTGGTCCCGAAACAGCTGAGGCGGCACCAATAGAGAATTTACGTAATACAGCGATTCGCATTGAAGTTGGTGAGGACGATAGGGGTTTTGGCCGAAATCAAATGGGATTGGATTGGAGACGTCGATTGGATAGTGCATCGCTTTTTAATCCCGGTCAATTTAAGCATGTTGTGAACGTGCAGAAGGGGCGGGGACACGGAATCGACTATAAGGATGTTTCTTCTTGGCTGTCGCAACATACGCGCAAGATTTATCCAGATACGCTTTCATTTTTGTATTACCCAATAGATGGTGCGTACCGTCTAGGCTTCGGTTATGTGCGTCTGGATCATTTGCATAGTGCAGATGGTAGACTGCTCTTTCATTTGGTAAAGCAAGGTAATGTTTACCATGTAACCACAAAAACGATCCGTGGGCAGGTTGATGGTAAGATTGCAATTTATTTAGATAAGGTCGATTATAGGAAGTCTATTGTGGTTTTTGTCAACGGGAAGAGGCGATTTCGGCGTGTGGTTCGACCTAATTTGGGTGTGATGATCGAAAGTTTGGCTCTTTTTGGAGATCCAGAGCGTATCTTTTCGGGGAAAGTAGAAGTTTCAGTCGAATAGCGGAATCCTCTTCTTTGTTTTCGACAGCACAGGATGGTTTTCTTTTTTTTGAACCTTATCTTTAAATAATTACATAGATTAAAACGACTAACCCATGGCTACATTTAAAACCTTAGGACAATTTATTATCGAAAAACAGGCGGATTTTCCATATGCCAAGGGAGAGTTGTCCCGTTTATTGCGGGATATAGGTATTGCCGCAAAGGTAGTTAATCGAGAAGTGAATAAAGCTGGACTCGTGGATATTTTAGGGGACGCCGGACAAGTAAATGTGCAGGGTGAGGGGCAAAAAAAGCTGGATGTATACGCCGATGAGCAGTTTATTCGAGCTCTGCAAAGTGGAGGGGAATGTTGTGTGGTAGCGTCTGAGGAGCACGAGCTTCCTGTCGATATTGATTGGGAGTTTTCA
This genomic window contains:
- a CDS encoding discoidin domain-containing protein, with translation MKALKLNDSTLLLLLILMIFSIASCKEEALIFPPMQQGEVVVAETRPTARPSNLTVIAAFNKQIEIYWPQISDRVSRAMITYREAGQLKSLRVDSFDVETVIPVEEIATYSFDVVYYTEDNTASKATSFQVQSRPFESDFKVQQMIVSEIEGGVRFVFPDTETDKEFTYTIGYSLDGEQHAVESRGRGGATVEVNGLLDETVAVDFTIQVIDNELDRVGSAMKSSKPGALQFKRLLPSFKYFLRGQTGNVQWTNDIQEPISVKIDYVVNGEARSTTLSNTDRSELISFNVAGQMTPVTATITGKEGYAIVIEEVIATEMPKNEWTAQVSSVETQEGAANGKAISLIDDNINSFWHSTWSSGSNPVFPHWFSIDFGSEKVLSQIGMIRRHNNTGGGFRTFHIEVSNNGNDWVSVAQNLTFISDDNPATWQDYAIVPVKTRFVRIMIVEPRVSTVTSTHLAEFRAFGY
- a CDS encoding TetR/AcrR family transcriptional regulator, whose amino-acid sequence is MREKKNIPDSGRIRDKARSQEKLIQSIGDILIRKSYAELNISTVTKISQLNPKLIYLYFENLEGLIRTYLNRKISQKENALRLAEHMASIPHQVVDEDIFSLLEIQFEKITQDPEWKGILHWGMSCKNDLTLPLLKQHEKTLNVVVEILKKNKKLAEHIDPVLYALLAAGTTFIAINSRLKDAKLLGLDLNDEQTKKRIKDTLERILIKSG